GTTTCGCGCTACCTGGGCCCGTGGGTCCCGGAGCCGCAACTGTGGCAGGACCCCGTCCCGCCGGTCGATCACGAGCTGATCGGGGACGGGGACATCGCGGCCCTCAAGGACACGCTCCTCGCATCGGGACTGACCATCTCCCAGCTCGCCCAGACGGCGTGGGCGTCGGCCGCGAGCTTCCGGGGCACCGACCTGCGTGGCGGGGCCAACGGGGCGCGGATCCGCCTGGAGCCGCAGAAGAACTGGGAGGTCAACGAGCCGGCCCAGCTCGCCACGGTGCTGCAGACGCTGGCGCGGATCCAGCAGGAATTCAACACGTCGCAGTCCGGTGGGAAGAAGGTCTCGCTTGCCGACCTGATCGTCCTCGGCGGGTGCGCGGCCGTCGAGCAGGCCGCCAGGACCGCAGGGCACGACGTCACGGTCCCGTTCGCACCGGGGCGCACGGACGCCTCCCAGGAGCAGACCGACGTGGAGTCGTTCACCGTGCTCGAGCCGACGGCGGACGGCTTCCGCAACTACCTGCGAGCCGGACAGAAACTGTCGCCGGAGACCCTGCTGCTGGACCGGGCCAACCTGCTGGCGCTGACCGCCCCGGAGATGACGGTCCTGATCGGCGGCATGCGGGCCCTGAACGCCAACGTGGGACAGACAGGCCACGGCGTCCTCACCCACCGGCCCCAGACGTTGACGAACGACTTCTTCGTGAACCTGCTCGACATTGGCACGGAGTGGCAGGCAGCCACCTCGACCGAGAACGTCTACGAGGGTCGGGATCGCACCACGGGCGAGGTCAGGTGGACGGCCACCGCCGTCGACCTCGTCTTCGGGGCGAACTCCCAGCTTCGCGCCATCGCGGAGGTCTACGGCAGTGGCGACGGGCAGGACAAGTTCGTCCGCGACTTCGTCGCGGCGTGGGCCAAGGTCATGAACCTGGACCGGTACGACATCGCCTGACGGAATGGGCCCCGGCTCCTACGAGCGAGACCGGGGCCCTCGCCCCTGCCGTGGCGCGGTGGGTCGGGGCAGGCCGTGGGCGACCAGTTCGACGGTGAGGACGACGGCGACGGCCTCCACGGCGAGCAGTCCGACGAGCACGACCAGCTGCGTCACCCCGGCGGCGAGCGGGCTCGCCCCGCCGAGCAGCATCCCGACGAACGCGCCGGGCAGGGTCACCAGGCCCACCGTCCGGGTCTGGTCCAGTGCCGGGACCAGTGCCTGGCCGGCCGCCGGACGGCACACCAGCAACACCGCGTCCCGGGGCAGCAGACCCAGAGCCAGGCCGGCCTCCACCTCACCGCGCCGACTGGTCAGCTCGTCCAGCGCCCGGCGGCCGGCCAGCGAGGTCGCCGTCATCGCCCCGCCGATCAGGATTC
The nucleotide sequence above comes from Micromonospora sp. NBC_00389. Encoded proteins:
- a CDS encoding ABC transporter permease, with product MSSTMLVVGPKLGVALVVLTLVAAVVVTVGELGHGRQIMVAAVRAAIQLGAVSLLIAAIVASLWATAAFVALMCAVATATSGRRVTGGRRGWWAGAPIVVGSMLVVVGLLLAGLVPLRGIAIIPIAGILIGGAMTATSLAGRRALDELTSRRGEVEAGLALGLLPRDAVLLVCRPAAGQALVPALDQTRTVGLVTLPGAFVGMLLGGASPLAAGVTQLVVLVGLLAVEAVAVVLTVELVAHGLPRPTAPRQGRGPRSRS